The proteins below are encoded in one region of Brassica napus cultivar Da-Ae chromosome A6, Da-Ae, whole genome shotgun sequence:
- the LOC106347499 gene encoding uncharacterized protein LOC106347499, translated as MCVRVSSFIFCLTSLCLQEAADDNSVYRNEVHHSLHQGRALHQVSTQRSCLLPGPITIADQMAEEAMVSIIFHNSLLMVFEFPSNKDTLIASETRRFFICKHR; from the exons ATGTGTGTGAGAGTTAGCTCTTTCATCTTTTGCCTGACATCTCTAT GTTTGCAGGAAGCAGCGGATGACAACAGTGTTTACAGAAACGAGGTTCACCATTCGCTGCACCAAGGCCGTGCGCTGCACCAAGTGTCAACACAGCGAAGCTGTCTTCTTCCAG GTCCTATTACAATCGCTGATCAAATGGCTGAAGAGGCCATGGTATCCATTATCTTCCACAACTCCCTACTCATGGTATTTGAGTTTCCATCGAATAAAGACACATTGATTGCTTCAGAAACGCGGAGGTTCTTTATCTGCAAGCACCGGTAG
- the LOC106410053 gene encoding LOB domain-containing protein 27-like → MSQIKTIHNPIGSLERFLDLLLISLIVYMTLKGGTSGACAACKYQRRRCAADCPLAPYFPAEQPKLFQNVHRLFGVRSIVKILENLDELQRPEAMKSIIFQSYVRDRNPVHGCLGITQQLQYMIWVAEEELKAVNSQLQLYRNGQNHPNPHNMMIHELGEKQDLTSQLDLGMGLPVNDNNQGNNTIPFFSPVSETQQQPPHMSYCSDQVNNHDYNPTPDSCKEVVNNHNTSLAWGQNQFPYNHHNYGFINQNEHCSEPKNNNSVMAIQSQLVNLQMASNQQEEEVDDQNYDEIHQFLEIIDESQSFTETKEVYASSSGESLKEPIDEVGEKELRRAATCFSLTSVN, encoded by the exons ATGAGCCAAATAAAAACCATCCACAATCCCATTGGGTCATTAGAGAGATTTTTGGATCTTCTCTTGATCTCTCTCATCGTTTACATGACATTGAAAGGAGGCACTAGTGGTGCTTGTGCTGCGTGCAAGTACCAACGCAGACGCTGCGCCGCGGACTGCCCACTCGCGCCGTACTTCCCGGCCGAACAACCAAAGCTCTTCCAAAACGTTCATAGGCTATTCGGCGTTAGAAGCATTGTTAAAATACTGGAGAACCTAGACGAGCTTCAGAGACCGGAAGCTATGAAATCAATTATATTTCAGTCTTATGTTCGTGATCGTAATCCTGTCCATGGTTGCCTTGGAATCACACAACAACTCCAATACATGATATGGGTAGCCGAAGAAGAGCTCAAAGCCGTCAATTCCCAATTACAGCTCTATCGTAATGGTCAAAATCATCCTAACCCTCATAATATGATGATTCACGAGCTTGGTGAAAAGCAAGATCTCACATCGCAGTTAGATTTGGGAATGGGACTTCCTGTTAACGATAATAACCAAGGCAATAATACAATACCATTTTTCAGTCCGGTTTCTGAAACTCAGCAGCAACCACCTCATATGTCTTATTGTAGTGATCAGGTTAATAACCATGACTACAATCCCACTCCAGATTCATGTAAGGAAGTTGTCAACAATCATAATACTTCTTTGGCTTGGGGTCAGAATCAATTTCCTTATAATCATCATAACTATGGATTCATCAATCAAAACGAGCATTGTAGCGAGCCGAAGAATAACAACAGTGTGATGGCTATACAGTCTCAACTTGTTAATCTTCAGATGGCATCGAATCAACAAGAGGAAGAAGTTGATGATCAGAACTACGATGAAATCCATCAATTCCTAGAAATCATCGATGAGAGTCAATCTTTCACGGAAACAAAAGAAGTGTACGCTTCAAG CTCTGGTGAATCTTTGAAGGAACCTATAGATGAAGTAGGGGAGAAGGAGTTGAGGAGGGCGGCAACTTGCTTTAGTCTCACGAGTGTGAATTGA
- the LOC106407322 gene encoding U-box domain-containing protein 39-like, translated as MGENGRHRWFSFHHHRSASATSMPQNNPGETPTEFLCPITGFLMSDPVVVASGQTFERISVQVCRNLGFAPKLHDGSQPDLSTVIPNLAMKSTILSWCNRKKVEHPRPPDYAYVEGVVRARMDKEPGTGNRVARSEILPPVAENSPSDYDSAMGAIRARSRNSISSSTSLPLHHHRPVTYSSSSEVFAGAENPNPIQSSFSTSDYSSFPPMSEEEEEIYNKLRSANTVDHEQGLILLRKTTRSSESSRISLCTERLLSLLRSLIVSRYNIVQTNAAASLVNLSLEKPNKLKIVRSGFVPLLIDVLKSGSTEAQEHVIGALFSLAVEEENKMVIGVLGAVEPLLHALRSSESERARQDAALALYHLSLIPNNRTRLVRAGAVPIMLSMLRSGESASRILLLLCNLAACSEGKGAMLDGNAVAILVGKLREGGADSEAARENCVGALLTLSVGNMRFRGLASEAGAEAIMTDIVESEGGSERLKEKAGKILQAIRGGEREFGEGAEAREWNRMLEASGLSRSQFQGGQKEGFAYSSQF; from the coding sequence ATGGGAGAGAACGGAAGACACAGGTGGTTCTCCTTCCACCACCACCGCTCAGCTTCCGCCACGTCTATGCCACAAAATAATCCCGGCGAAACTCCGACTGAATTCCTCTGTCCAATCACCGGATTTCTAATGTCCGACCCCGTCGTCGTAGCATCGGGGCAGACATTTGAGCGTATCTCCGTCCAAGTTTGCCGGAATCTCGGGTTCGCGCCGAAGCTCCACGACGGAAGTCAACCCGATTTGTCAACGGTAATCCCTAACCTCGCCATGAAATCAACAATTCTCAGCTGGTGTAATCGGAAGAAAGTGGAGCATCCACGGCCTCCTGATTACGCCTACGTCGAAGGTGTGGTTCGTGCCCGTATGGATAAAGAACCCGGTACGGGTAACCGGGTCGCAAGATCGGAGATTTTGCCTCCCGTGGCTGAGAATTCGCCGTCTGATTACGACTCCGCCATGGGAGCGATCCGAGCTCGGTCAAGAAACTCGATATCGTCGTCTACCTCCCTTCCTCTTCACCATCACCGACCAGTGACTTATTCATCGTCATCAGAAGTTTTCGCCGGAGCTGAGAATCCAAACCCGATCCAAAGCTCATTCTCTACCTCCGATTACTCATCTTTCCCTCCGATgtcagaagaagaggaggagattTACAACAAACTGAGAAGCGCAAACACTGTTGACCATGAGCAAGGTCTAATTCTTCTCAGGAAGACGACGAGATCCAGCGAAAGCTCGAGGATTTCGCTCTGCACTGAACGGCTCCTCTCCTTGCTCCGGTCACTGATCGTGTCACGTTACAACATCGTTCAGACCAACGCCGCCGCGTCGCTGGTCAACCTCTCGCTAGAGAAGCCCAACAAGTTGAAGATCGTACGGTCTGGATTCGTTCCTCTATTGATCGATGTTCTGAAGTCGGGATCAACGGAGGCGCAAGAGCATGTCATCGGCGCTTTGTTCAGTTTAGCGGTTGAGGAGGAGAACAAGATGGTGATCGGAGTTCTAGGCGCGGTGGAGCCGCTGCTTCACGCTTTGAGATCATCAGAGAGCGAAAGAGCGCGTCAAGACGCAGCTCTTGCTCTTTACCACTTGTCGTTGATACCGAACAACCGAACCAGGCTGGTCCGAGCTGGGGCAGTGCCGATTATGCTGTCGATGTTGAGGTCCGGCGAATCGGCGAGCAGGATTCTTTTATTGCTGTGTAACCTCGCGGCTTGTTCGGAGGGGAAAGGAGCGATGCTTGATGGAAATGCAGTGGCTATACTTGTTGGGAAGCTTCGAGAAGGTGGAGCTGACTCAGAGGCGGCGCGTGAGAATTGCGTGGGGGCTTTGTTGACGCTAAGTGTTGGAAACATGAGGTTTAGGGGATTGGCGAGTGAGGCTGGAGCGGAGGCGATTATGACGGATATTGTGGAGAGTGAGGGTGGAAGCGAGCGGTTGAAGGAGAAGGCGGGGAAGATTCTGCAGGCAATCAGAGGCGGAGAGAGGGAGTTTGGAGAAGGTGCGGAGGCGCGTGAGTGGAACCGGATGTTGGAAGCGAGTGGGCTAAGTCGTTCTCAGTTTCAAGGAGGACAAAAAGAAGGTTTCGCTTATTCTTCTCAATTTTAA
- the LOC106407815 gene encoding hydroxyproline O-galactosyltransferase GALT6-like: MRNSKLEKCTMFSKKRSIQILMAVGVLYMLLVTLEIPLVYRSGFNTLSHDPLTRPDHLGSELDLQERRRAPGRPFRSLIYQETLSVAPARSQRRRLSQEIVISGLKFDPDPSSRDESLELHESAKEAWEVGRKLWEELESGKALKALKEEKKTVKLGSSSCPVSVSLSGSDLLTRGKVIELPCGLTLGSHITVVGKPRAAHSEMDPKISMGNEEDEAVKVSQFIMELQGLKAVEGEDPPKILHFNPRLKGDWSGKPVIEQNTCYRMQWSSAQRCEGWRSSDDEETVDGQVKCEKWVQENATSYSKEETNKATWWLSRFIRRSKKVAVEWPFPFTEEKLFVLMLTAGLEGYHVSVDGKHVTSFPFRTGFTLEDATGLTVTGDIDVQAVFAGSLPTSHPSFAPQRHLDLSRKWQAPSVSGEEVELFIGILSAGNHFAERMAVRKSWMQHKLIRSSKVVARFFVALHSRKSINVELKKEAEFFGDIIVVPYLDSYDLVVLKTVAICEYGAHQLAAKYIMKCDDDTFVRVDAVLREAKKTPTDRSLYIGNINYYHKPLRQGKWAVTYEEWPEEDYPPYANGPGYILSTDIARFIVKEFEQHKLRLFKMEDVSVGMWVEQFNNSVKPVDYEHSINFCQFGCTENYLTAHYQSPRQMICLWDKLVLTGKPHCCNMR; this comes from the exons ATGAGAAACTCGAAGCTAGAAAAATGCACAATGTTCAGCAAGAAGCGATCGATTCAGATACTCATGGCGGTCGGTGTACTGTACATGCTTCTCGTCACGCTCGAAATCCCCCTCGTCTACAGATCCGGATTCAACACTCTATCACACGATCCGTTAACCCGGCCCGATCATCTCGGTAGCGAGTTGGATCTGCAAGAGAGACGACGAGCTCCAGGGCGTCCTTTTAGGAGCTTGATTTATCAAGAAACGCTATCAGTGGCCCCTGCTCGATCTCAACGGAGAAGATTGTCACAAGAGATCGTTATATCCGGGTTGAAATTTGACCCGGATCCGAGTAGCAGAGACGAGTCCTTGGAGCTCCATGAATCCGCCAAAGAAGCTTGGGAAGTTGGGAGAAAGCTATGGGAAGAGCTGGAATCTGGAAAAGCCCTTAAAGCCttaaaggaagagaagaagactgTGAAGCTTGGCTCCAGCTCATGCCCGGTCTCCGTTTCCTTATCCGGGTCGGATCTTTTGACACGTGGGAAGGTCATTGAGCTTCCTTGTGGGTTAACACTCGGATCACACATCACGGTGGTGGGGAAGCCACGCGCTGCACACTCTGAGATGGACCCGAAGATATCAATGGggaatgaagaagatgaagctgTGAAGGTTTCGCAGTTTATAATGGAGCTTCAAGGGCTGAAGGCAGTGGAAGGGGAAGATCCGCCTAAGATTCTTCATTTCAATCCAAGGCTTAAGGGTGACTGGAGTGGTAAGCCTGTGATTGAGCAGAACACTTGTTACAGGATGCAATGGAGCTCGGCGCAACGTTGTGAGGGCTGGAGATCGAGTGATGATGAAGAAACAG TTGATGGTCAGGTTAAGTGTGAGAAGTGGGTTCAAGAAAATGCTACTTCTTATTCTAAAGAAGAGACTAACAAGGCAACATGGTGGCTGAGTCGGTTTATTCGCAGGAGCAAGAAAGTAGCTGTAGAATGGCCATTTCCATTCACTGAGGAGAAGCTCTTCGTGCTTATGCTAACTGCTGGATTGGAAGGTTACCATGTTAGTGTCGATGGGAAACATGTCACATCTTTCCCTTTCCGAACT GGGTTTACGCTTGAGGATGCTACTGGTCTAACTGTTACTGGAGACATAGATGTTCAAGCTGTTTTCGCTGGCTCTCTCCCAACCTCGCACCCTAGTTTTGCTCCTCAGAGGCATCTTGATCTCTCAAGAAAGTGGCAGGCCCCATCAGTTTCTGGTGAAGAAGTTGAGTTATTCATTGGTATCCTCTCTGCTGGTAATCATTTTGCTGAGCGGATGGCTGTGAGGAAGTCTTGGATGCAACATAAACTTATCAGATCTTCCAAAGTAGTGGCTCGGTTCTTTGTAGCATTG CACTCAAGGAAGTCAATCAATGTGGAGCTAAAGAAGGAAGCTGAGTTCTTTGGGGACATAATTGTAGTGCCTTATTTGGACAGCTATGATCTAGTTGTCCTGAAAACTGTTGCAATTTGCGAGTATGGG GCTCATCAGTTAGCTGCCAAATACATAATGAAGTGTGACGATGACACATTTGTCCGAGTAGATGCAGTTCTTAGGGAAGCAAAGAAGACACCCACAGATCGAAGCTTGTACATTGGCAACATCAACTATTATCACAAGCCTCTTCGCCAGGGGAAGTGGGCTGTTACATATGAG GAATGGCCAGAGGAAGACTATCCACCTTATGCCAATGGACCTGGCTACATATTATCAACAGATATCGCTCGTTTCATCGTTAAAGAGTTTGAGCAACACAAACTAAGG TTATTCAAAATGGAAGACGTGAGCGTGGGAATGTGGGTGGAACAGTTCAACAACAGCGTGAAACCAGTGGATTATGAGCACAGCATTAACTTCTGCCAGTTTGGTTGCACAGAGAATTACTTAACGGCGCATTACCAATCGCCAAGACAGATGATCTGCTTGTGGGACAAATTGGTCTTGACGGGCAAACCTCATTGCTGCAACATGAGATGA
- the LOC106407406 gene encoding uncharacterized protein LOC106407406, with the protein MVAISMYRGNLHKVPDVPRRWTMPDRNLSFKDFKSLLHRRKRALSRLSPNSNPNPNPSHNVKSELATDRKDAIPSERPGSSGKQKLVEVKREEVNGNQVREEDNVRIEGARAGGSDGGDRVTELLSNNETDNVPHEEAANDKAEAKETAEEVVPSEIEKEEKQVEERLQVLNAKKHNLVQVLKLILSAEEELKRRSSITQQPGTTASRPSLPLHVDVSNDSGGNAGAHMEGGETNDAGNHNNAQTPSVLRLCGASSSSESPLRRAAAFSQHNMAPHPSRWSPRVGPTQPGNPSAAAGGGTVSASGTNYIASSPSPAGSGGTSVFRETRLQSPGN; encoded by the exons atggtGGCGATATCCATGTACAGAGGCAACCTTCACAAAGTTCCCGACGTTCCTCGCCGGTGGACTATGCCGGATCGCAATCTCTCTTTTAAAGACTTCAAATCTCTCCTTCACCGCCGCAAACGAGCTCTTTCTCGTCTCTCCCCTAAttctaaccctaaccctaacccgAGCCATAACGTCAAGTCTGAGCTGGCTACGGATCGGAAGGATGCGATTCCATCTGAACGGCCCGGTTCGTCCGGGAAACAGAAGCTTGTTGAGGTGAAGAGAGAGGAGGTTAATGGGAATCAGGTTAGGGAAGAGGATAATGTCAGAATTGAAGGAGCTCGAGCAGGAGGATCGGACGGTGGAGATCGAGTGACGGAATTGCTATCGAATAATGAAACCGATAATGTACCACACGAGGAAGCCGCGAACGATAAGGCGGAG GCAAAGGAAACAGCTGAAGAAGTAGTACCAAGCGAaatagagaaagaagagaaacaagTTGAGGAGAGATTACAAGTGTTGAATGCAAAGAAACACAATCTCGTCCAAGTTCTTAAGCTG ATTCTGAGTGCTGAGGAAGAATTGAAAAGGCGCAGCAGCATCACGCAACAGCCAGGAACAACAGCGTCTCGTCCTTCTCTTCCACTCCATGTAGATGTCTCTAATGACTCTGGAGGTAATGCTGGTGCTCACATGGAAGGTGGAGAGACGAATGATGCAGGGAATCATAATAATGCTCAAACTCCCAGTGTTCTTCGACTATGCGGtgcttcttcatcatctgaaTCTCCGCTCAGAAGAGCAGCCGCTTTTTCACAACACAATATG GCTCCGCATCCTTCTCGATGGAGCCCACGGGTGGGTCCAACTCAACCGGGGAATCCAAGTGCTGCTGCAGGAGGAGGCACTGTGTCTGCGTCAGGAACAAACTACATAGCTTCATCACCTTCACCAGCTGGTTCTGGTGGCACTTCTGTTTTCAGAGAAACACGGCTACAGAGTCCAGGGAATTAG
- the LOC106407273 gene encoding succinate dehydrogenase subunit 7A, mitochondrial — protein sequence MAFLLKNNSISSHLRSSSQKMDGGALGQSRRGFHVELGAREKDLLAENDALRRFKSHKKGVRQLKRIGDVITAVVVAGCCYEIYARATMKKDA from the exons ATGGCGTTTTTGCTCAAGAACAACTCGATTTCATCTCACCTCCGATCTTCTTCCCAG AAGATGGATGGGGGCGCCCTAGGTCAATCCCGTCGGGGGTTCCATGTGGAGCTAGGAGCTCGCGAGAAAGAT CTATTGGCTGAGAATGATGCTTTGAGGAGATTCAAGTCGCATAAGAAAGGAGTGCGCCAATTGAAAAGAATTGGAGATGTGATCACTGCTGTCGTTGTTGCTG GGTGCTGCTATGAGATCTATGCGAGAGCAACGATGAAAAAGGATGCTTAG